A genomic window from Massilia sp. METH4 includes:
- a CDS encoding MHYT domain-containing protein: MLSGQYHPILVAVSIAVAMFASYTGLSLADRVRSAQGLVAAGWTAGGAVALGTGIWAMHFIGMLAFQLPIPVGYDVGITALSLLLPVLVTGLALWQLRHRVVSSSRLGLAALLMGLGINGMHYTGMAAMRMQPGIVWDPLAFVASVLLAIGASAGALWIAYRLRLRTPRASAIQAGAAVVMGLAIAGMHYTGMAAAHFPAGSVCMAAGSGVQGMNLAILVTLGTAGVLTIALIVAVYDARLEARTHVLAASLATAEERREQFLSEHEARLQLERLSHLKDEFLATLSHELRTPLNAVLGWAQLLQQGGKDDATLQRGLAAIERNARAQVKMIDDLLDMSGIVSGKVQVEPAPVWPADFVTSAVEAIRPMALARRIAVIADIDHQTGPVLADAARMQQVMGNLLSNAVKFSEAGGRVTVTLSGAADYPGYAAIRVADTGTGIDPAFLPHVFDRFRQADASTTRQHGGLGLGLSIARQLVELQGGTIRADSDGPGRGAAFTVTLPLSAFAAPASRADADTGAEAVDLGGAVIVAVDDQPDSLDVLKRALVAANARVYTAGSGIGALNLVASVRPALLISDISMPGMDGFELLRKIRALPNCRALPALALTALAGTRERERALQAGYTDHLVKPVGPNALVRAAASLLAQRERV, translated from the coding sequence ATGCTCAGCGGTCAATACCATCCCATCCTCGTCGCCGTCTCGATAGCGGTCGCCATGTTCGCGTCCTATACGGGCCTGAGCCTGGCCGACCGGGTGCGCAGCGCGCAGGGCCTGGTGGCGGCCGGGTGGACGGCCGGCGGCGCGGTCGCGCTGGGCACCGGCATCTGGGCCATGCATTTCATCGGCATGCTGGCGTTCCAGCTGCCGATCCCGGTCGGCTACGACGTCGGCATTACCGCCCTGTCGCTGCTGCTGCCCGTCCTGGTCACGGGGCTTGCGTTGTGGCAATTGCGCCACCGGGTGGTCTCCTCGAGCCGACTCGGGCTTGCCGCCCTGCTGATGGGCCTGGGCATCAACGGCATGCACTACACAGGCATGGCGGCGATGCGCATGCAGCCGGGCATCGTGTGGGATCCGCTCGCGTTCGTGGCCTCCGTGCTGCTGGCCATCGGCGCTTCCGCCGGCGCCCTGTGGATCGCTTACCGGCTCCGCCTGCGTACGCCGCGCGCCAGCGCGATACAGGCCGGCGCCGCGGTCGTCATGGGCCTGGCGATCGCAGGCATGCACTACACGGGCATGGCCGCGGCGCACTTCCCGGCCGGCAGCGTGTGCATGGCCGCCGGCAGCGGCGTCCAGGGCATGAACCTGGCGATCCTCGTCACGCTCGGCACGGCGGGCGTCCTGACTATCGCCCTGATCGTCGCCGTCTACGACGCCCGGCTCGAGGCGCGCACGCACGTGCTGGCCGCCTCGCTGGCCACCGCCGAGGAACGCCGCGAGCAGTTCCTCTCCGAACACGAGGCCCGGCTGCAGCTCGAGCGCCTGTCGCACCTGAAGGACGAATTCCTGGCCACGCTGTCGCACGAGCTGCGCACGCCGCTCAACGCCGTGCTGGGCTGGGCGCAGCTGCTGCAGCAGGGCGGCAAGGACGACGCCACGCTGCAACGGGGCCTGGCCGCGATCGAGCGCAATGCCCGTGCCCAGGTCAAGATGATCGACGACCTGCTCGACATGAGCGGCATCGTGTCCGGCAAGGTGCAGGTCGAGCCGGCGCCCGTGTGGCCTGCCGATTTCGTGACGTCGGCGGTGGAAGCGATCCGCCCGATGGCGCTGGCGCGCCGCATCGCCGTGATCGCGGACATCGATCACCAGACCGGGCCGGTGCTGGCCGATGCGGCCCGGATGCAGCAGGTGATGGGCAACCTGCTGTCGAACGCCGTCAAGTTCAGCGAAGCGGGAGGGCGCGTCACCGTCACGCTGTCCGGCGCCGCCGACTATCCCGGCTACGCGGCAATCCGCGTGGCCGACACGGGCACCGGCATCGACCCGGCCTTCCTGCCGCACGTGTTCGACCGCTTCCGGCAGGCCGACGCATCGACCACCCGGCAGCACGGCGGGCTGGGCCTGGGCCTGTCCATCGCCCGGCAGCTCGTCGAACTGCAGGGCGGGACGATCCGGGCTGACAGCGACGGACCCGGCCGCGGCGCCGCCTTCACGGTGACGCTGCCGCTGTCGGCCTTCGCCGCCCCGGCGTCGCGGGCGGACGCGGACACCGGCGCCGAGGCCGTGGACCTGGGTGGCGCGGTGATCGTGGCCGTGGACGACCAGCCCGATTCGCTCGACGTCCTCAAGCGCGCGCTGGTGGCGGCCAACGCCCGTGTGTACACGGCCGGCAGCGGCATCGGCGCCCTGAACCTTGTGGCCAGCGTGCGCCCCGCCCTGCTGATCAGCGACATCAGCATGCCCGGCATGGATGGCTTCGAACTGCTGCGCAAGATCCGCGCGTTGCCGAACTGCCGTGCCCTGCCGGCCCTGGCCCTCACCGCGCTGGCCGGCACGCGCGAGCGGGAGCGCGCGTTGCAGGCGGGCTATACGGATCACCTGGTGAAGCCGGTGGGACCGAATGCGCTGGTGCGGGCCGCGGCTTCGCTGCTGGCGCAGAGGGAGCGGGTTTGA
- a CDS encoding SOS response-associated peptidase family protein gives MCVNYVTVKRDSLARFAALDQRVPFAPRGEWEHEVWQDYAAPIVVAAPEGRRCLVASYGMVPQHRLPAGSRAYSTMNARIETVAELPSYRDAWQHSRFCLVPMERWFEPNYESGRHQRWSIGRADGQPLAVAGLWRAWEEPDGRRVCSFTQLTVNADAHPLLSRFHRPGDEKRALVPLAPEQWEDWLRCRDPDAARRMLALPEEGVLTAGPEPLGGVEEPQAALF, from the coding sequence ATGTGCGTCAATTATGTGACCGTGAAGAGGGACAGCCTGGCGCGCTTCGCGGCGCTCGACCAGCGCGTGCCGTTCGCGCCGCGCGGCGAGTGGGAGCACGAGGTGTGGCAGGATTATGCCGCCCCCATCGTCGTGGCGGCGCCGGAAGGGCGGCGCTGCCTGGTGGCAAGCTACGGCATGGTCCCGCAGCACCGCTTGCCCGCCGGCAGCCGCGCCTACTCGACGATGAATGCGCGCATCGAGACGGTGGCCGAACTGCCGAGCTACCGCGACGCCTGGCAGCACAGCCGTTTCTGCCTGGTGCCGATGGAACGCTGGTTCGAGCCGAACTACGAGAGCGGCCGGCACCAGCGCTGGTCGATCGGCCGCGCGGACGGCCAGCCGCTTGCCGTGGCGGGCCTGTGGCGCGCCTGGGAAGAGCCGGACGGGCGGCGGGTGTGCTCGTTCACCCAGCTGACCGTGAACGCCGATGCCCATCCGCTGCTGTCGCGCTTCCACCGGCCCGGGGACGAAAAGCGCGCACTGGTGCCGCTGGCGCCCGAGCAATGGGAAGACTGGCTGCGCTGCCGCGACCCGGACGCGGCGCGGCGGATGCTGGCGCTGCCGGAAGAAGGGGTGTTGACGGCGGGGCCGGAGCCGCTCGGCGGGGTGGAGGAGCCGCAGGCGGCGTTGTTCTAG
- a CDS encoding LysR family transcriptional regulator: MNRTGEPRQNHYFLTLVQELHFGRAAELCFIAQPALSQQIARLEDAVGVRLFVRGQRSVSLTPAGEVFRDGVRQLFRLIEDTTRNGKRSSR; encoded by the coding sequence ATGAACCGGACCGGCGAGCCGCGGCAAAACCATTATTTCCTGACCCTGGTGCAGGAGCTGCACTTCGGCCGTGCGGCCGAGCTGTGCTTCATCGCGCAGCCGGCGCTGAGCCAGCAGATCGCCCGTCTCGAGGACGCGGTCGGGGTGCGCCTGTTCGTGCGCGGGCAGCGCAGCGTGTCGCTGACGCCGGCTGGCGAAGTATTCCGCGACGGCGTACGGCAGCTGTTCCGGCTGATCGAGGACACCACGCGCAACGGCAAACGCTCATCAAGGTGA
- a CDS encoding FtsX-like permease family protein, which translates to MTATATKSERPDTHVLRDGWRALARHPWPTLLAVGVLAVGIAVFALLGGFVRHALNVNAHLPDGLFIIKQRDNTAAQATWFDQAPMVLARHAAALPGVTGATVLVPLRPQMKGMTVRAGARLLPLQGLTVLPGFAGMLGLRAAGGEDLERALARPDGIVLTSDAALRLFDTADAVGRTLRAEGHVLRVAAVLTAQPGPTTLPFDALTGVHSTLVEPVIREEVLTGRQGWPGKVLLRLAPGTPPEAVSAALQAAVQHVPGLQQHGPDVAARLGGRPPLEIALAALRGAYFDHELGSNFLWSAGERSNPALVAGLGAVALLILALAGANYMNLAAVRVLRRQRELAVRKVLGARARDIVALCVAEAMMVTLAATLLGLLLAWLALPVFAVLAGRALHGMLAPGHVAGVLAAGIALACLAAVYPAWLALRVRPDCVLSGKPDTESPGAARARRVLTVLQLAVAMGVAGVALAIAWQTRYAAQAAPGFDPAPLTLVDMPGQVRHSTGARGLLAALVAQPGIDGVAVSLDAVGRNEDTLGRTFERPGGQGATLDVRWVSANFFTLYGVRAAAGRLFDPRIDREDDPAPLVLNAVAARALGFGDPALALGKTVLFRDWDGKASPRRVIGIAPPLRFQSLREQPRPVAFELSTAGATLTVRSALPAGQVDALVRRLWPRHFPDALPRIHRAGAVLDRNYADDARLARLLAIAAGMALALAAAGCYTLAAHTVQRRTKEIVLRKLHGASRGAIGLLVLRETGMLALLGGVAGLPVAALVIERYLAGYVERAPAGQWALPCALGVTAVVALAAAARHAWAAMRVAPAGALRV; encoded by the coding sequence ATGACTGCCACGGCGACGAAGAGCGAAAGACCGGATACCCATGTGCTGCGCGACGGATGGCGCGCGTTGGCGCGCCATCCCTGGCCGACCCTGCTTGCCGTCGGCGTGCTTGCGGTCGGCATCGCCGTGTTCGCCCTGCTGGGCGGCTTCGTACGCCACGCCCTGAACGTCAATGCGCACCTGCCCGACGGTCTTTTCATCATCAAGCAGCGCGACAATACGGCGGCCCAGGCGACCTGGTTCGACCAGGCGCCGATGGTCCTGGCCCGGCACGCGGCGGCCTTGCCCGGCGTGACTGGAGCGACCGTGCTCGTTCCCCTGCGCCCGCAGATGAAGGGCATGACGGTGCGGGCCGGCGCGCGGTTGCTGCCCTTGCAGGGCTTGACCGTGCTGCCCGGCTTTGCCGGCATGCTCGGCTTGCGGGCCGCCGGCGGGGAAGACCTGGAACGCGCGCTGGCGCGGCCGGACGGCATCGTGCTGACCAGCGATGCCGCACTGCGCCTGTTCGATACCGCCGACGCCGTGGGCCGCACGCTGCGGGCCGAAGGGCATGTACTGCGGGTCGCCGCCGTGCTGACCGCCCAGCCGGGACCGACCACGCTGCCGTTCGACGCGCTGACGGGCGTGCACAGTACCCTGGTGGAGCCGGTGATCCGCGAAGAGGTGCTCACGGGACGGCAGGGCTGGCCCGGCAAGGTCCTGCTGCGGCTGGCGCCTGGCACCCCGCCGGAAGCGGTAAGCGCCGCCCTGCAGGCTGCCGTTCAACACGTGCCCGGCTTGCAACAGCATGGGCCGGACGTCGCCGCCCGGCTGGGCGGCCGCCCGCCGCTCGAGATCGCGCTGGCGGCGCTGCGTGGCGCCTATTTCGACCATGAGCTCGGCAGCAATTTCCTGTGGAGCGCTGGCGAGCGCAGCAACCCGGCGCTGGTGGCCGGGCTGGGCGCCGTGGCGCTGCTCATCCTTGCCCTGGCCGGCGCCAACTACATGAACCTGGCGGCGGTGCGCGTGCTGCGCCGCCAGCGCGAACTGGCGGTGCGCAAGGTGCTGGGCGCGCGGGCCCGCGACATCGTGGCGCTGTGCGTCGCCGAGGCGATGATGGTGACGCTGGCCGCCACGCTGCTCGGCTTGTTGCTGGCCTGGCTGGCGCTCCCGGTGTTCGCGGTGCTCGCCGGACGCGCGCTGCATGGCATGCTGGCGCCTGGCCACGTCGCCGGCGTGCTGGCCGCCGGGATCGCGCTCGCCTGTCTCGCCGCCGTCTATCCCGCCTGGCTGGCCCTGCGCGTGCGGCCCGACTGCGTGCTATCCGGCAAACCCGATACGGAATCGCCCGGCGCGGCCCGGGCCCGCCGCGTGCTCACGGTGCTGCAACTGGCCGTGGCGATGGGCGTGGCCGGCGTGGCACTGGCCATCGCGTGGCAGACGCGCTACGCGGCCCAGGCCGCGCCCGGCTTCGATCCGGCCCCGCTGACCCTTGTCGACATGCCCGGGCAGGTGCGCCATTCCACCGGGGCGCGGGGGCTGCTGGCCGCGCTGGTGGCCCAGCCGGGCATCGATGGCGTGGCCGTGTCGCTGGACGCCGTCGGGCGCAACGAGGACACGCTCGGCCGCACCTTCGAACGGCCGGGCGGGCAGGGCGCCACCCTCGACGTGCGCTGGGTGAGCGCGAATTTCTTCACGCTGTACGGCGTGCGTGCCGCCGCCGGCCGCCTGTTCGATCCGCGCATCGACCGCGAGGACGATCCCGCGCCGCTGGTGCTCAACGCGGTGGCGGCGCGCGCGCTGGGCTTTGGCGACCCGGCGCTGGCGCTGGGAAAGACGGTGCTGTTCCGCGACTGGGATGGCAAGGCTTCGCCGCGGCGCGTGATCGGCATCGCACCGCCGCTGCGCTTCCAGTCGTTGCGCGAGCAACCGCGCCCGGTGGCATTCGAACTGTCGACCGCGGGCGCCACGCTGACGGTGCGCTCGGCGCTGCCGGCGGGCCAGGTGGATGCGCTGGTACGCCGCCTGTGGCCGCGCCATTTCCCCGACGCGCTGCCGCGCATCCACCGCGCCGGCGCGGTGCTGGACCGTAATTATGCGGACGACGCCCGGCTGGCCCGGTTGCTGGCAATTGCCGCCGGCATGGCGCTGGCGCTGGCCGCCGCCGGCTGCTACACGCTGGCGGCACACACGGTACAGCGGCGCACGAAGGAGATCGTGCTGCGCAAGCTGCACGGCGCCTCGCGCGGCGCCATCGGACTCCTGGTACTGCGCGAGACGGGCATGCTGGCGCTGCTGGGGGGCGTCGCCGGGTTGCCGGTGGCGGCGCTCGTGATCGAACGCTACCTCGCCGGTTATGTGGAAAGAGCCCCGGCCGGGCAGTGGGCACTGCCGTGCGCCCTGGGCGTGACGGCGGTCGTGGCGCTGGCGGCGGCGGCGCGCCATGCGTGGGCAGCGATGCGGGTGGCACCGGCGGGGGCGCTGAGGGTTTGA
- a CDS encoding EAL domain-containing protein — MAAALRRLTPRTLWGRMFALYSVTLLCFLVLSLCTYYRVQFVREIEEVQDMGTMVAEVASQAVEDGVVVGDYDTVQRTLAKALHSSPFRSAAFIDVGGHALRISAQPRESARPPGFIVAMVSDQLFDVNRPISVGGRDYGVMRLSFDEAAIAERLWLLMRDTLWLATACVLLSLFAMHRLLRRWLGQLTRLQRYEADLSAGVAAATPRGGDTPLEIEQAMRAVDRITHSIRSSLDQRIDTLIDSLIQHKSALDEACSVCELDPAGRIVAANDRYVTASGHSREELLHMPIDQIGELLEPRRHGRHGASTLTCEVRLVDHSGRPRWHRRTVVPIFDAAKNVEKYICIEIDITDRRRSEQLALAHARKHEQAAAFARCALVESDYDTLCRLLVRAAAVGLQADYAELLEHADGGAASVAEWPPMQARRAPRGDGTDRAEVALRWGDVRGTLAVQGADDAAFTDHDRHFLDSLAGTFANAVERHHSSLRLRYLASHDPLTALPNRAAFGERLAGMLGEGKAVQLLIIDLDHFKNVNDTLGHAAGDELLLEAARRLLAAVPARAFVARLGGDEFAVICPPGYPDEDADACADTVVASLTRPFTLDGQQVFIGASIGIACAPRDGRVAEDLVRNADTAMYAAKQHGRARGCRFRSEMNERVARRVALESGLRGALDRGEFTLAYQPKQDVASGRLTGFEALLRWHGPHGTVQPSEFVPVLEDTGLILPVGAWVIRSVCAQVRAWRDAGMPGVTVAVNLSARQFQQENLVDMILASAREAGIAPSALGFELTESMLMSDPAASEAVLRRLKASGIGLSIDDFGTGYSSLSYLKRFPLDALKIDRAFVRDLPADSEDLAITRAVIALAHSLGLRVIAEGVEDAAQLASLRANGCDEIQGYLYGEPLPAEVCLEIFGGVAVESVATA, encoded by the coding sequence ATGGCTGCCGCGCTGCGCCGCCTGACGCCGCGTACCCTGTGGGGCCGCATGTTCGCGCTGTACAGCGTGACGCTGCTGTGCTTTCTCGTGCTGTCGCTGTGCACCTACTACCGCGTGCAGTTCGTGCGCGAGATCGAGGAAGTACAGGACATGGGCACCATGGTGGCCGAAGTGGCGTCGCAGGCCGTCGAGGATGGTGTCGTCGTGGGCGACTACGACACGGTGCAGCGCACGCTGGCCAAGGCGCTGCACTCCTCGCCATTCCGCTCCGCCGCCTTCATCGACGTGGGCGGCCACGCGCTGCGGATCTCCGCCCAGCCGCGCGAAAGCGCGCGCCCGCCCGGCTTCATCGTCGCCATGGTGTCGGACCAGCTGTTCGACGTGAACCGGCCGATCTCGGTTGGCGGCCGCGACTACGGCGTGATGCGCCTCTCCTTCGACGAAGCCGCGATCGCCGAGCGGCTGTGGCTCCTGATGCGCGACACGCTCTGGCTGGCCACGGCCTGCGTGCTGCTGTCGCTGTTCGCCATGCACCGGCTGCTGCGCCGCTGGCTCGGCCAGCTCACCCGGCTGCAGCGCTACGAAGCCGACCTGTCGGCCGGCGTCGCCGCGGCAACGCCGCGCGGCGGCGACACCCCGCTCGAGATCGAACAGGCGATGCGCGCGGTGGACCGCATCACGCACAGCATCCGCAGCAGCCTGGACCAGCGTATCGACACGCTGATCGATTCGCTGATCCAGCACAAGAGCGCCCTCGACGAAGCGTGCAGCGTGTGCGAGCTGGACCCGGCCGGCCGCATCGTCGCCGCCAACGACCGCTATGTCACCGCCTCCGGCCACAGCCGCGAGGAATTGCTGCACATGCCGATCGACCAGATCGGCGAACTGCTCGAACCGCGGCGCCACGGCCGCCACGGCGCGTCCACGCTGACCTGCGAAGTGCGGCTGGTGGACCATTCCGGCCGTCCGCGCTGGCACCGCCGTACCGTGGTGCCGATCTTCGACGCGGCGAAGAATGTCGAGAAATACATCTGCATCGAAATCGACATCACGGACCGCCGCCGCAGCGAGCAGCTGGCGCTCGCCCATGCGCGAAAGCACGAGCAGGCCGCGGCCTTCGCCCGCTGCGCGCTGGTGGAATCCGATTACGACACGCTGTGCCGGCTGCTGGTGCGTGCCGCCGCGGTCGGCCTGCAAGCCGATTACGCCGAGCTCCTGGAGCACGCCGACGGCGGCGCCGCCAGCGTGGCCGAGTGGCCGCCCATGCAGGCCAGGCGCGCCCCGCGCGGGGACGGCACCGACCGCGCCGAGGTGGCGCTGCGCTGGGGCGACGTGCGCGGCACGCTGGCCGTGCAGGGTGCGGACGACGCGGCGTTCACCGACCACGACCGCCACTTCCTCGACAGCCTCGCCGGCACCTTCGCCAACGCGGTGGAACGGCACCACAGCAGCCTGCGGCTGCGCTACCTGGCTTCCCATGACCCGCTGACGGCGCTGCCCAACCGCGCTGCCTTCGGCGAGCGCCTGGCCGGCATGCTGGGCGAGGGCAAGGCGGTGCAGCTCCTGATCATCGACCTCGACCACTTCAAGAACGTCAACGACACGCTCGGCCACGCGGCCGGCGACGAGCTGCTGCTGGAGGCCGCGCGGCGGCTCCTGGCGGCCGTGCCGGCGCGCGCCTTCGTGGCGCGCCTGGGGGGCGATGAATTCGCCGTGATCTGCCCGCCGGGCTACCCGGACGAGGATGCCGACGCCTGCGCCGACACGGTGGTGGCCAGCCTCACCAGGCCGTTCACGCTGGACGGCCAGCAGGTGTTCATCGGAGCCAGCATCGGCATCGCCTGCGCGCCGCGCGACGGCCGCGTGGCCGAAGACCTGGTGCGCAACGCCGACACGGCCATGTACGCGGCCAAGCAGCACGGCCGCGCCCGCGGCTGCCGTTTCCGCAGCGAGATGAACGAGCGGGTGGCGCGCCGGGTGGCGCTCGAATCCGGCCTGCGCGGCGCGCTCGACAGGGGCGAGTTCACGCTCGCCTATCAACCGAAGCAGGACGTGGCGTCCGGCCGGCTGACGGGCTTCGAGGCGCTGCTGCGCTGGCATGGCCCGCACGGCACCGTGCAGCCATCCGAATTCGTGCCCGTGCTGGAAGACACGGGGCTGATCCTGCCGGTGGGCGCCTGGGTGATCCGTTCCGTGTGCGCCCAGGTGCGCGCCTGGCGCGACGCCGGCATGCCAGGAGTGACCGTGGCCGTCAACCTGTCGGCCCGCCAGTTCCAGCAGGAAAACCTGGTGGACATGATCCTGGCGTCGGCGCGCGAGGCGGGCATCGCCCCGTCGGCGCTCGGTTTCGAGCTGACCGAGTCGATGCTGATGAGCGACCCGGCGGCCTCGGAAGCCGTGCTGCGGCGCCTGAAGGCATCCGGTATCGGACTGTCCATCGACGACTTCGGCACCGGCTATTCGAGCCTGTCGTACCTGAAGCGCTTTCCGCTCGACGCGCTGAAGATCGACCGCGCCTTCGTACGCGACCTGCCGGCCGACAGCGAAGACCTGGCCATCACGCGCGCCGTGATCGCCCTCGCCCACAGCCTGGGCTTGCGCGTCATCGCCGAAGGCGTGGAAGACGCCGCCCAGCTGGCATCGCTGCGCGCCAACGGTTGCGACGAGATCCAGGGGTATCTGTATGGGGAGCCGTTGCCGGCGGAGGTGTGCCTGGAGATTTTTGGGGGAGTGGCTGTGGAGTCGGTGGCCACGGCATGA
- a CDS encoding phosphate/phosphite/phosphonate ABC transporter substrate-binding protein translates to MYPTRFAGMAAGLLVACWAAHAAPTSGMPADSATVYQFSPVNQHNVQITAAYWNPIMDYVSRASGATLRLKLGRTSADTTSFVLAQEVDFAFTNHLFAPERARMGWRLLARRNGAPVRSQIVTLASSPARELKDLAGADVAFPGPEATVAYKVSYAELLRRQIPVNVVFAGNMDGAFAQLASGKVRAVGANAQLTASYIARTRQPLRVLWQSEPFNDLALMVSPRVPPATAEAVARAFIGMADDPEGRRVLAEAAALVKTAPFAFVPAGEADYAAYREFYGRIPASLR, encoded by the coding sequence ATGTACCCAACCCGATTTGCCGGCATGGCCGCCGGCCTGCTGGTCGCCTGCTGGGCCGCGCATGCCGCGCCGACGTCCGGCATGCCCGCGGACTCGGCTACGGTCTACCAGTTCTCCCCGGTGAACCAGCACAATGTGCAGATCACGGCAGCCTACTGGAATCCCATCATGGATTACGTGTCGCGCGCCAGCGGCGCCACGCTGCGCCTGAAACTGGGCCGCACCTCGGCCGACACCACCAGCTTCGTGCTGGCGCAGGAAGTGGACTTCGCCTTCACGAACCACCTGTTCGCGCCGGAACGCGCTCGCATGGGCTGGCGCCTGCTGGCGCGGCGCAACGGCGCGCCGGTGCGTTCGCAGATCGTCACGCTGGCCAGCTCGCCCGCGCGCGAACTGAAGGACCTGGCCGGCGCCGACGTGGCGTTCCCGGGGCCCGAGGCGACGGTGGCCTACAAGGTGAGCTATGCGGAACTGCTGCGCCGCCAGATTCCCGTCAACGTGGTCTTCGCCGGCAACATGGATGGGGCGTTTGCCCAGCTGGCCAGCGGCAAGGTGCGCGCGGTGGGCGCGAACGCCCAGCTCACCGCCTCGTACATCGCGCGCACCCGGCAACCGCTGCGGGTGCTGTGGCAATCGGAGCCGTTCAACGACCTGGCGCTGATGGTGTCGCCGCGCGTGCCGCCCGCCACGGCCGAGGCGGTGGCGCGCGCCTTCATCGGCATGGCCGACGATCCCGAAGGGCGCCGCGTGCTGGCCGAGGCGGCGGCGCTCGTGAAGACCGCGCCGTTCGCCTTCGTGCCGGCCGGCGAGGCCGACTACGCCGCCTACCGCGAATTCTACGGCCGCATTCCGGCCAGCCTGCGCTGA